Below is a window of Leishmania braziliensis MHOM/BR/75/M2904 complete genome, chromosome 16 DNA.
ccccccccccaaatGAGGCCGCCCTGAAAGAGCGGGTGGGAGgcacaaaggagagggcggCGGGGTCATTTTGGGTGTCCGCAAaaggtgggtgggtggagaaggagtggataaaagggggaggggggcgaggtTAGGTGGAGTTCACGTGGATGGggacagagacagagagaaagcggcacccacacacacgcacgcacccacacacagtcaccgaggggcagagagaggaaagcacaagcaaagaaagatgaaagaaagagggagggggagagggagaggaggaaaactAGCGCGATGTGtacgcgcgtgcgtgtgtgtgtgtgcctccttGTGCAGCTCTGCGTCGGGATTGGTGAGAGgacagaggagggagagagagggaggcgctcGCTTGAGCTCACACATACATCCTAGGAGATGGTGCAACAAATCGCACGCCATCCAACAGAAATAAAAGCGACACCTCCCGGGGCCCAAATACAAGAGAATAGGGAATAGAGAGTCAGAGGAGCACAGGGCGGCGGGCGCGTCACCCTTCTCTACAATTGGGAAGCCGCCTCGGCCACCGCAGTAACGTCTCTCACCAACATCTCGTGCGAACTCATCTCGCTGTAGCTGAGAATCGTGATGACCTCCGGCAGGATGTCGGCGATGGGGCTCTTGGCGGCCTTCGCCTTGCGCATCACGTCCATCGCATCCTCCTTTGGCCAGAGCACGCCCTTGTAGGCGTTTGCCGGCAGCTCGGGAACTTCCGGCTTCATAGCCAGGTATGCCTCCGCCAGGGCGTTCGGATCGGGGCCACTTCGGGTGTGCGCCCACGCGACGACGttgccctccttgtccttcACAACAACAACCTTCTTGTCTGCGGGCGTTTTGGTGGCAACACATACGTCGACGATGCTGGCGCGGTGAGGCTCCTTCTTCACGATCGCCGAGACATTAAAGGAGGCGCAGACGCACTGCTTCCACCAGTACGGCACGGCACCGCCATCCATTCCCGCCGTCTTTGACTTGTTGTACCGCGCATCGCTTTTCAGGGCTTTCTGCAGCCGCTTTTCCTCCACCATGAGCGCCCCTAGAAGCGCGCAGTCGCTCGTCGGGTCCTGCAACTGAGCCATGACGACTGGCACAATGTTCAGCTTCGGCTGCAGAGACAGGAGCGTCTTCAGCCTTTCCTTGATCTCCGCCTCCGTCTGCCTCGTTGCTGCGGCCACGTCGTTCTTCTGCTGTACGATTTCCTCCTTGTGCTGCCTTTTCTGTTCCTCTATCTTTTCTCTATTCGCCTTGTTCGATTCCTGCTCCTTTAGCTTCATCTCTGTCTCCCTGCGCCTGTGGGAGATCTGAAGAAACTCgagcgcctcctgctgcacaaTCGATTCGTACGCTGCCTGCGCCTGCAGAACCGCCTGGCTCATCAGCTGGGCGGTGGGCAGTAGCCTGAGCATCGCGGCCTCCTCACGGCGGCGAATAACGTCCTTCAGGTATTTGGATACGTCGGGCGGGAAAGTAGTGTAGTCCGGCGCCACGGTGATCACCTGCGGCATGAATGCCTTGGAGCCGGCGCTTCCACCGGTGCGGCGAGCGCCTCCCCACGAAGCCGCCGCACGGGGCATTGACACAGACAGAGTTCGGGTGACATGGCTGGCAGCCCGAGCCACAGGCACCGACGGCGGGCGGCCAAGGTCTGCAGCAGCCGGGACCGAGGTGGCAGCGTTGCCAATGCTTGACCACACCTCAGCTTCGCTAGCGTGCGCCTgggaagcggcggcgccaccagtGGTGCTGCCTGCACTCGACCAGGTTTGCAAGCTGCTCAGGGGGAGATTGGGCACCGCCGGGATGGACTTCGTTGCGCCGTTGCTGTTTGTCGACGTCATGCATGGCTGCGAGGCGTCGATTAAATTTGTCTGGCTGGTAAAACGAGAGCCGTTCTTCGACAGAGCAGTGCCGTTGCGGATGTTGCGCTCATTGTGGCTGCACGAGCTGGTCGGCGAGTTGGACCCGCTGTTGATCATGATGCCGGGGCTCTGCTCACGGGACAACATGGCAGCGCTTGAATGAGAGAACCGTGAAAAAGGCGTAAGCGGAGAGAAGTTCAGAGAAACGTGTGGCCGGCGACTGCCTGCGTGTGAGCACAGGTTTGCGAGAAGCGATGTGGAGAGGCCTCGGAGGGGAGAGTGGGGCGGATTGTGTAATGAGGTAAGTACAGAGAAGCAAATCAGAAAGATAACGGCAGCGTGCAcgacgggggagggggagtgaaGGAAACAAAATGGCAGTGAACACAGACAGCAACTTCCGACCGACGAAGCAGTAGGAGGTCTCAGCGTATGTGTCTGTGAGTGCGGAGGATCCACGAGATACAAGGAGTCCCCCATAAAAGAACAACAACTGTAAGGCTTTGTGTAGGTTATGAGAAAAGCGTTAGTAACTGCGAGGAGGCAGCAggcaaaggaggaaaaggcaaaggagagaggaggagagagtgctatgtgtgtgtgcgtgtgcgtgtggagtgaggaaagggggagtgggCAGTAGGGGTGGTAGATCATCGTGTGCCATGTATcgcggggagagagatggagatgagagagagagaacgaagGGTGCGTGAGATACGGAAGGTGCAGTGGTGAACAGCAGTGGAGTGCGGTGCcaaccccctctccccccacacgcaAACGcagatggggggggggggagggggaccaACTGaacaaagaggagggaagtgGCCTTTTCAAACTGAGGGAGTGAAGGTATATAtaaaaggaggggaaggtgCAAGGCGACGGTGGCAACGGTCCTTCTGCCTCAGCGGCGGACGTGGGCAGctcgcccccttcccttctcttcgcccCTGCTACGGTCATCTACAGATACTCCTTGCCCATGACCGGCAACGCATACACGCGCTACCCCTGTTCACGCGCGCACGTCATGCATGGTGAGTGgcgggaagaagaaggcggggtgggtgggtgggggacgAGCAACACTGAGCGATGCATTTCAACGCTGTTTCCTTTAcctcggctgctgctacttTACTGCTGCTGGCTTCAGTCATtcatgtgtgggtgtgtcatTGACTTCAGTCAGGGGTGGAGAAATCGaagtggagaagaagaagtggAGAGCGCTGCTTAATCTTTTGCCTTCTCTCATCTCCCACTCCCGCGAGTTCATCTGTTGGTCggcctctctttcctttgcgtttctcttgctgctgGGGGCTCGTACCCAGACGCGAGCGCGCCACTTGAGGAGCAACACGTCGAGATCCctcgaagaggagggagtgagagaaacgaagaggGACCGAGAGTCgcgggaggaagagggcgggaggaagagagagggggggggagcagcagccggagAATGGCACACACGAACTATATATGTAGGCGTCTGTAtatgcctgtgcgtgtgcatgtgtgtgtgcgtgggtgctgtACATCGTAGAGATAAAACGTGAAACGGAGGAAAAgagcgtggggggggggggaggaagttATACACATACGCGCAAACTNNNNNNNNNNNNNNNNNNNNNNNNNNNNNNNNNNNNNNNNNNNNNNNNNNNNNNNNNNNNNNNNNNNNNNNNNNNNNNNNNNNNNNNNNNNNNNNNNNNNCCCTCCACCTGCCACGCTCGTCAGCACTTGCCGTCCTCACCCATCCATCCAGTCACCCACCTAAACCTGCACCCACAACAGACACGAGCAGCCGCGCTGAGAAGGACAACGACGCCATTAGGCAGCCCCGTCATGAGatcgcacacacgcccgtgcgcggcgggcagcgGAACAGGGGGTTACGaccagcaagagagagagacacacacacacacacaaacagcCTGTGAACCTCCAATGGCCGAGTAGTGCCGTGGCGCCGAGAATACGCCCAGGGATACATCATACGAAACAACACCAACGTGCGAAACAGAGGGCGGCGAagatggggggagggcggagggAGCGGCGAGCTGAGCAGCGGGCAAGCGACATTGACCGtgggaggaaagaagagccGCCGCTGGTAGACGACGCACTCGACTTGAAGTGCGAAAGCCTGACACAAACGCGAACTGAATGACTCGTGAAGACGGGAAGAATTGAAAAGGGGCTCGGCATACGGGCGCCACATAGCGCAGAGACTCTCAACAGAGAACGAGCCGGCAGCTCCACCAGTCGTTTACAGCATCGACACGCTGTGAAAAGCACCGGGGATACCCTACGGAGCGAGAGCTGCGCTACACATCGCTACGGCACGGCACTACACACGCCACCTACGGACTCTCCACAGCGCGACCATGCCAGAGCCTCGCTAAAATATTAACCAGCGCCCCAACGCCTTACCAGCCGACACTCCTAACAGTACATAGCGCCGCCGGCCTACTCGGTGATCTGGTGCACCGTCTTGCCGCGGTACTGCTggctctgcagcaccttcgcgcgcttcagctcctcgcgcTCTGCAGCGATCTTCACTTCCTCCTGCTTCGCAAGGTGCGCGCGGTACTCCACGATCTTGCTGCGACGGCTCAGGTTGccgtcctccacctcctccgcggGGTGCACGAACTCGATGCCTgcctggtgcagcgcgtcCTCCGTCGGCCCGAACATCTCCAGCGACTGCGCCATCTTGTCCTTCAGcatctccagctcctcctccacctgcgcacgcagctTGTACAGCTCCTTCTTCGTGTCCGAGTGCTTCTTCGCGTTCGGGTCGAACGTCTCGATCGCAAACTCCAGCTGGATGTGCGTCGTCCGGATCTGGCGGTCGATCTCCTCCagccgcttctccttcttgtACACAAGCTGCCCGAGCGTCTTGTACAGCCGCCGGAACGCCTCCAGGTACTCCTGGTGcacctgcagccgcagctccgcgAGCTCCTCGCCCATCTTGTCGTGCCGCGACTTGATCGCACTGCAGCTCTCCGCtaccagctcctccaccatgccggtgcaccgcagcgcaaGGTCGCAGTTGTACACGgacagctccagcagcttcttGTGCTGCCCGCACACGTCCAGGAACTGCTGGTACTCCACACGGCGCCGCTCCTCGCGGTCGTTCTCCTCGATCCgccgcttcacctcctcgAAGCGCTCCGTccccagccgctgcagcgcgcgctccAGCTCCTGGATCTTGCGCCACGCCTCGCTCTGCCGCTCCACGTTCTCCGCCATCAGCtgctcgctcttctctttctgcgtAGCGTAACGcttcagcgcctccgcgTCCTCAAGGTCTGCCTTCTGGATTGCATCGTGCAGGCTGTGCAGATCGTCCTCACACCGCCCCTTCAGCCGCCGCTTCGCGTCCTTCAGCGCCGCAGTCTCCTGGAACGCGCGCTTCTGTGTGCCCGCGATCTGCTCGAAGCCCCTGTTCTCGTCCTCCGTCTGCCCAATGATCCGGAACTTGTCCGCCACGAGCTCCACAAggtcctccagcagctgcgccttgaTGTAGTACTGCTCCTCCGCGATCGCCATCTCGCCGTCCGCGATCGCAACGTTTCGGATCTCGCACGCCTTCTCGATCGcggcgagctgcgccgcaaTCTGCTCCTCGTTGCCCTGCAGCGCGTTCTGCACAACAGTCACGTTCATGCAGTCCTCCAGACTCTTCACCACAGGCACCGGCACCTTCGCCAGGTCCGACGCGTCCAGCTGC
It encodes the following:
- a CDS encoding paraflagellar rod protein 2C, whose product is MSSAADMKYAVAAAAVTDVPEVGDITLEAARKQKIHNLKLKTACLSNEEFIQDLHVSDWSETQKQKLGAAHEKAAELLAAVESGTKWALTEAYDVQKLMRVCGLEMSVRELYKPEDKPQFMEIVALKKTLNELKQHPNKTRTVSLTGTIDSGAVKLEKAEEELRQSQLDASDLAKVPVPVVKSLEDCMNVTVVQNALQGNEEQIAAQLAAIEKACEIRNVAIADGEMAIAEEQYYIKAQLLEDLVELVADKFRIIGQTEDENRGFEQIAGTQKRAFQETAALKDAKRRLKGRCEDDLHSLHDAIQKADLEDAEALKRYATQKEKSEQLMAENVERQSEAWRKIQELERALQRLGTERFEEVKRRIEENDREERRRVEYQQFLDVCGQHKKLLELSVYNCDLALRCTGMVEELVAESCSAIKSRHDKMGEELAELRLQVHQEYLEAFRRLYKTLGQLVYKKEKRLEEIDRQIRTTHIQLEFAIETFDPNAKKHSDTKKELYKLRAQVEEELEMLKDKMAQSLEMFGPTEDALHQAGIEFVHPAEEVEDGNLSRRSKIVEYRAHLAKQEEVKIAAEREELKRAKVLQSQQYRGKTVHQITE